In Tindallia magadiensis, the DNA window ATGCATAGCTTCGTAAGTGGGTTGGTGGTAGGTTTCCTGGAATAGGATATAAGTGCCGATGCCTGCTTCCTTCAGCTTTTCATAGTTTTCGGTGCTGGTGGCAGCGATATTGACATTGATACGCCTTATTTCACCGTTAGCGGTATGTGTTGAATAGATCGCATCCATGGCGTCCAAAACATAGTCTATGTCACAGTTGACCGGATCCTCGCCCACCTCCAGCGCTAGGCGCTTGTGGCCCATTTTTTCAAGCAGTTGGACTTCGTGCTGTATTTCTTCACGGGACAGCCGGCGCCTCGGAAAAGCATTATCTCTCCTGTATCCACAGTACAGGCAATTATTCACGCAATAGTCGCTGACGTAAAGAGGAGCAAAAACCACAATCCTGTTGCCATAGATCGACTGCTTGATCTCTCCGGCAATCTTGAAAACTTCCCTAAGCTGATCTTCGTCCTGCAGCTGCAGTAGAATCGCAATGTCCCTGTGATTCAGACCCTCTTTTCTTTGGGCTTTATCAAGCACTTCCTGGATGTTTTTTCTGGAAGCATTTTTAGCCTCATCCAAAAGGCTTTCAATATATTGATGATTGATCATGATAATCCTCTCCAATCCAGATGATCTCCGCGAGCCATGTCTACTGTAAAACCGGCGCTGTTAATCCTATCCTCAATACAGACCCGGCATTCAGCAGCTTCATCTCCTGTACAAATTTTGCCATCATAAAGGGCGTACTTGGTTCGCACCTTGGTGGGGGAAAGATTGGGCATAACAACGTTGGCACCTGCTTTTAGCCCTTTCTCACGTCCCAAGGGATCAATACTGCCCAGAGCCGTGGTAGCGGGTAGCAGCACATCGGGCAGCAACAGCCGAATGATGGCCAACAGCGTCACAACATCCGTCAGGGAGCCGCCTTGTTCATGGCCCATCGGGGTGTGCTGATGAGGAATAAAAGGACCGATGCCAACCATGTGAGGTTTTAGCTCCTGCAAAAAGACCAGATCTTCGACGTAGTCCATTACGGTCTGGCCGGGAAGGCCTACGAGAAACCCTGTACCCACCTGAAATCCAATCTTCTTAAGATCCTGAAGGCATTTTATCCGGTCATCCAGATTCATGCCAGGGTGCATTTTTTCATAAAGACGCCTTGAAGCGGTTTCATGGCGCAATAGGTAACGGCTGGCACCTGCATCATAAAATTTCTGGTAAGACTCCCTAGCCTTCTCGCCAATGGACAGGGTAATCGCACACTCAGGATACTGCTCTTTGATACTCTCCAGTATTTCAACGATCCTTTCATCGGTGAAGTAATTGTCTTCGCCGCCTTGCAGCACAAAGGTTTGAAAACCAAGTTCGCTGCCAATTCGGCAGCAGTCCAGAATTTCTTCGAGAGACAGCCTATATCTTTCGGCCCGTGGGTTTTCACTTCGTATGCCACAGTAGTTGCAGTTCCGGCGGCAGTAGCTGGTAAACTCAATAAGTCCTCGCATATAGACACTGTCTCCATACCGGTGCATCCTTGTGGCGTGAGCTTTCTTAATCAGATGATCTCGGGAAGAGGATTCCATGCCCGTAAGCAATTGGACGAGCTCCTCTTTAGAGAGGGTGTTATTTCTATAAAGCTTCTCAACCAGATCAATCATGCTTTAACCTCTTTCCTTGATATTGACGTTAAACAACAGATGTTTAATAAAAGCCTTCAATGAAACGATATATTTGTTAATATTTTA includes these proteins:
- the hydE gene encoding [FeFe] hydrogenase H-cluster radical SAM maturase HydE produces the protein MIDLVEKLYRNNTLSKEELVQLLTGMESSSRDHLIKKAHATRMHRYGDSVYMRGLIEFTSYCRRNCNYCGIRSENPRAERYRLSLEEILDCCRIGSELGFQTFVLQGGEDNYFTDERIVEILESIKEQYPECAITLSIGEKARESYQKFYDAGASRYLLRHETASRRLYEKMHPGMNLDDRIKCLQDLKKIGFQVGTGFLVGLPGQTVMDYVEDLVFLQELKPHMVGIGPFIPHQHTPMGHEQGGSLTDVVTLLAIIRLLLPDVLLPATTALGSIDPLGREKGLKAGANVVMPNLSPTKVRTKYALYDGKICTGDEAAECRVCIEDRINSAGFTVDMARGDHLDWRGLS